The genomic window AGTGACATAGAGGCACTCATTGAGAATGCTGCACAAATAACCCTTACTCCACTTGGACGGCAGAGTGTTGCCATGATTATCGGTAGTGCATCGAGCAATCCTGGGTTTGCCCAAATTTACTGGGAAAAATATCTACAACCCCGACGACAATCCTTCGCTATTGTCATCGAACGGGCAAAAGCAAGAAATGAGGTTTCAAAAGACTTGGATGCAGGTTTGGTTTTTGACACGATGAGCGGCATGATGCTCTACGCATTGATCTTTCCGCCTACTGAATCTTGGACAGCCTATGTTCGTCGTGCCCTGAGTTTGCTGCTTAGATGAGTTTTGATGCGATTAGCTTTGAATGCTCGCAGGCAACCTAGATGTGCCGTCCCAACAGATAACCTGAAGCCGCTCAACGGTGAAGTTGTGCGGCGGCAGATAATCTTGAACTCCCACCGATAATCTCTGTACCGTCCGCACCAACGAGAGACTGTGTAAAAACTTGGGTCAAGGATAAGGGAAAAAGCTAGGATCAAGAATATGGGCGCAAGAGGAGAAAAGAATCATGCCCCATCTTCAAGGGATAGACCGGAATCAAACGCTGCAATTTCCACCTCGACTCGACGAGTATATTAGCGTCGAGAACCCCGTGCGGTTTTTGGATGTGTTTGTAGATCAATTGGCTATCTGCTGAGAGACCCCCTCACTCCGTTTCGCATCCGCATTCGGGAAAATCACAACCTCAGACAGGGAAATCGCATCCTCAAAGTCAGTGTTGTCTTTCAGG from Leptolyngbya sp. 'hensonii' includes these protein-coding regions:
- a CDS encoding TetR/AcrR family transcriptional regulator, whose amino-acid sequence is MNDAKKRTPGRPRSAASHQAILQAALELLSEVGFEAMSIEAIATRAGVGKTTIYRRYNSKDELVADAIESIREEVLIPDTGNLWSDIEALIENAAQITLTPLGRQSVAMIIGSASSNPGFAQIYWEKYLQPRRQSFAIVIERAKARNEVSKDLDAGLVFDTMSGMMLYALIFPPTESWTAYVRRALSLLLR